TAAAGCTCTGTAGATGACGCGCTGTCTCCATCTATGCCACCATAAGTCTGTTCAAAAGCTATACGAGCCGCTATTGTGAGGGGGTGTTCATGTGCATACATGCGTCCTAAGTAGCTGGAAAGGGTCAATAAGCCTTTGTTATGTATGGGGCCGGTCATCTCGACTTCCCTCTCTATATTGACTATTCCCTCTTGTCCCATGAATACGTTGGCAGTTATTCTCACAGGAGCGCCAAAGCTGCAGTCAACAAGCTGTATTACTGTAAGGCCGTTTATTTGCCCTACGACAGATCCCTTTGTCTCTATTTTTATGACTTCATCTGTGTAACTCTCCTGTATCTTTTCTTCTAGCAAACTTGAACGGAAGAGTTTGTCTTCGATTGCTTTTTGAACGTGTGTCAATCCAACTTGTTTCTTGCCGTCTACTTTCGCCCATGCCGTCGCTTCCACAAGAATGTCCGCTATTTTATTAAACTGCGTACATAGTTTGTTTTGATCTTCCACTAAGCGTGAAGAGTACTCGATTACTTCTCCAACTGCTCCTACAGAAAAATTAAGTTTGCCCTCATGAGCTACAAATCCGGAAATAAACTGTGCTAGCTGTTTCTCAGACTCAGGCGTTCTCTTCATTTCCGTGTCAAAATCTGCTTTTATTTTAAATATTTTTTGGAACTCTGAATCATAGACATTAAGTAAATAGTACAAATACGGAGTTCCCACAATTACTACTTTGATGTCTACGGGAATCGGTTCGGGGCGCAGGGATGAAACAGGCACATATCCCAGATGTTCTCCAAGGTTTTCAATGGAGAGCTCTCGATAACGCAAGACTCTTTTCAATACGTCCCAAGACATAAATTGAGAGAGAATCTCCTCTGCATCAAGCAGGAGAAATCCTCCATTTGCCTTGTGCATTGCTCCAGGAGTAATTCTACGAAAATCTGTATACAGATTGCCCTGGCGGCTTTCGTAATCCACTTTGCCTACGAGATTATAATAAATTGGGTTTGTCTCTAATATGACCGGTGCACCGTCATTTGGATTGTTTGAGACAAATGCATTTACTTCGTAGCGAGAAAAGTCAATTTCCGTCGTCTCATCTCTTTCCGCAGCTAGGAACATACTAAAATTGCTTACTATGTCCTCGGTCAAAGACTTCAACCAATCTTCCAGTCTTTTGTTTGGAGTATATTTTGTGTTGAATTCAGACAGGATAGGCTCAATTGCGTTGCGACAAATCTGCCCTTCTAACTCTTTTATTCTCTCTTTTAAATCTTTTTCTCGTTCACGTATAAGGCGCAAAGTTATCAGCGTCTTCTGTGAGATCTCTTCTGATACCTTTTGGAGCGAGTCTTGCTCCTTTTTGCTTAACTTT
This genomic stretch from Synergistaceae bacterium harbors:
- a CDS encoding AAA family ATPase yields the protein MSLINDKKLQVEKLRRKADLNALGFRTTKSLEKLNGLIGQERAVRAVDFGLSVQSKGYNIFMVGEPGSGRTSYAKKTLENIAATMPAPDDWVYVYNFDDSGVPLAISLPAGKGKELSKDAENAIEDLKTTLSKAFDNTEYEDNKAHLVKSFQEVVNKLMEDLRKWAEEKKFAIKRTPQGFVNLPMIMALPLEEQLPEPQDKGVEQESKKNTKKKKPKPILREMQQEEFEKLSKKEQDSLQKVSEEISQKTLITLRLIREREKDLKERIKELEGQICRNAIEPILSEFNTKYTPNKRLEDWLKSLTEDIVSNFSMFLAAERDETTEIDFSRYEVNAFVSNNPNDGAPVILETNPIYYNLVGKVDYESRQGNLYTDFRRITPGAMHKANGGFLLLDAEEILSQFMSWDVLKRVLRYRELSIENLGEHLGYVPVSSLRPEPIPVDIKVVIVGTPYLYYLLNVYDSEFQKIFKIKADFDTEMKRTPESEKQLAQFISGFVAHEGKLNFSVGAVGEVIEYSSRLVEDQNKLCTQFNKIADILVEATAWAKVDGKKQVGLTHVQKAIEDKLFRSSLLEEKIQESYTDEVIKIETKGSVVGQINGLTVIQLVDCSFGAPVRITANVFMGQEGIVNIEREVEMTGPIHNKGLLTLSSYLGRMYAHEHPLTIAARIAFEQTYGGIDGDSASSTELYCLLSAIAEVPLKQGIAVTGSVDQFGSIQPIGGVNEKIEGFYRYCKVAGLTKEQGVIIPHQNEQHLMLSHEVVQAVKKGQFHIWSVKTIDEGIEILTGLKAGKLNKEGKYPENSIHYKVKASLENWILRSSKHQKKIRDIVEPPKKNSDTKTEQKKESDKD